One genomic window of Roseobacter ponti includes the following:
- the alr gene encoding alanine racemase encodes MSTAVLTVDLGAIVSNWRDLDARTDCETAACVKADGYGLGVVEVARALAGAGARHFFVAVAEEGVLLRKALGPAPRISVFSGHMAGDTELIRGAGLVPVLNSVDQMLRHVESLPGHSFGIQLDTGMNRLGMEGAEWAAVRDIALPQNPTLVMSHLACADAPDHEMNARQLARFHEMTDGLDVPRSLSATGGILLGPEYHFDLTRPGIGLYGGIPFVDARPVVRLDVPVIQVRDVSPGETVGYANTWTARSPSRIATISAGYADGVIRAMGAKATLHAGSSSVPVVGRISMDLIGVDVTGLATEPDSLQLIGRHQSIDTVAGFADTLGYEILTSLGARYRREYTR; translated from the coding sequence ATGAGTACCGCTGTCCTTACCGTTGACCTTGGCGCGATCGTCTCCAACTGGCGCGATCTTGATGCGCGCACGGATTGTGAGACCGCCGCCTGTGTCAAAGCAGACGGCTACGGGCTTGGCGTCGTCGAGGTCGCGCGCGCGCTCGCCGGCGCCGGGGCGCGCCATTTCTTTGTCGCGGTGGCCGAAGAAGGCGTGCTTTTGCGCAAAGCCCTTGGCCCCGCCCCGCGCATCAGCGTCTTTTCCGGACACATGGCCGGCGATACAGAGCTGATCCGGGGCGCGGGGCTGGTGCCGGTCCTCAATTCGGTCGATCAGATGCTGCGCCACGTGGAAAGCCTCCCCGGACACAGCTTTGGTATTCAGCTTGATACCGGCATGAACCGTCTGGGCATGGAGGGTGCCGAATGGGCCGCGGTGCGCGATATTGCCCTGCCCCAGAACCCGACGCTGGTCATGTCCCATCTTGCCTGCGCCGACGCGCCCGATCACGAGATGAACGCCCGCCAGCTTGCACGCTTTCACGAGATGACCGACGGGCTGGATGTGCCGCGCTCGCTCAGTGCGACAGGCGGCATCCTGCTGGGCCCGGAGTATCACTTTGATCTCACCCGCCCCGGCATCGGCCTTTACGGCGGCATACCCTTTGTCGATGCCCGCCCGGTCGTTCGCCTTGACGTGCCGGTTATTCAGGTGCGCGATGTAAGCCCCGGCGAAACCGTGGGCTATGCCAACACATGGACAGCCCGCAGCCCGAGCCGCATCGCCACGATCTCCGCGGGCTACGCAGACGGTGTGATCCGTGCGATGGGCGCAAAAGCGACCCTGCATGCAGGCAGCTCGTCGGTGCCGGTGGTCGGACGCATCTCCATGGATCTCATCGGGGTAGATGTCACAGGGCTCGCAACTGAGCCCGACAGCCTGCAACTCATCGGCCGGCACCAGTCCATAGACACTGTCGCCGGTTTCGCCGATACCCTTGGCTACGAAATCCTGACCTCCCTGGGGGCGCGCTACCGCCGCGAATACACCCGATGA
- a CDS encoding response regulator yields MAQPALQTSPGLISALIVDDNAFDRRRLTRLADQTGLDFFIREAGTAEEFGRLLDQDKFDVIFVDLDLAGASGMNLISGARMHSINKNAAMIMISGNDKAEVALEALRKGFADYIGKETLTAAALERATVNALQKSHLNREVESANSETRSVEAVLQSFSRACSEEMRPMLVRMVRQVRQVKEAADKMGAGHNIAEIESTCARMEEFFQDLESLAKDKKLRDVAGGTTQDVVRYSEEPSEPQAQAPVAPVRVKRPARPGRPSLFPKK; encoded by the coding sequence GTGGCCCAACCTGCTCTGCAGACCAGTCCCGGACTGATCAGCGCGCTGATCGTTGATGACAATGCCTTTGACCGGCGTCGCCTGACGCGGCTCGCCGATCAGACAGGACTGGACTTTTTCATCCGGGAGGCCGGGACGGCAGAAGAATTCGGCCGGCTGCTTGATCAGGACAAATTCGACGTGATTTTCGTCGATCTGGATCTGGCCGGCGCAAGTGGCATGAACCTGATCTCCGGTGCCCGTATGCACAGTATCAACAAGAACGCCGCGATGATCATGATCTCGGGCAATGATAAGGCCGAAGTCGCCCTTGAGGCGCTGCGCAAAGGCTTCGCGGATTACATCGGAAAAGAGACCCTGACCGCCGCGGCTCTGGAACGGGCAACCGTCAACGCTCTGCAGAAATCCCACCTCAACCGTGAGGTTGAAAGCGCCAATTCCGAGACCCGGTCGGTCGAGGCCGTGCTGCAGTCTTTTTCACGCGCCTGCAGCGAGGAAATGCGCCCGATGCTCGTCCGGATGGTCCGCCAGGTCCGCCAGGTCAAAGAGGCCGCCGACAAAATGGGCGCCGGACACAACATCGCCGAAATCGAAAGCACCTGCGCGCGCATGGAGGAGTTTTTCCAGGACCTAGAGTCGCTTGCAAAGGACAAGAAGCTGCGCGACGTCGCAGGCGGCACAACACAGGATGTTGTCCGCTATTCGGAAGAACCCTCAGAGCCGCAGGCGCAGGCACCCGTGGCGCCGGTGCGCGTGAAACGTCCCGCCCGGCCGGGCCGCCCCTCGTTATTTCCCAAAAAGTAA
- a CDS encoding ABC transporter ATP-binding protein: MIRMENIHKSFGSNHVLRGLNLDVPKGSSMVIIGGSGTGKSIAIKCVLGLVKQDEGTIYVDGKDAADTTDRDAFLARFGMLFQGAALFDSLPVWQNVAFRLLRGSLKRPKEEAREIAIEKLRRVGLKPDVADRLPAELSGGMQKRVGLARAIAAEPEIIFFDEPTTGLDPIMSGVINDLIREIVVEMGATAMTITHDMTSVRAIADNIAMLHDGVIQWTGPVADMDNSGNPYLEQFVHGRAEGPIEAVR; this comes from the coding sequence ATGATCAGAATGGAAAACATCCATAAATCCTTCGGCTCGAACCACGTTCTGCGCGGTCTGAACCTCGACGTGCCCAAAGGCTCTTCCATGGTGATCATCGGCGGATCAGGCACCGGCAAGTCGATCGCGATCAAATGCGTGCTTGGCCTTGTGAAACAGGACGAAGGCACCATTTACGTCGATGGAAAGGACGCGGCGGACACCACCGACCGGGACGCTTTTCTTGCCCGCTTCGGCATGCTCTTTCAGGGGGCCGCCCTCTTTGACAGCCTGCCGGTCTGGCAGAACGTGGCCTTTCGTCTGCTGCGCGGATCGCTCAAGCGCCCGAAAGAAGAGGCGCGGGAAATTGCCATTGAAAAGCTGCGCCGCGTCGGGTTGAAACCGGATGTGGCCGACCGTCTGCCGGCAGAGCTGTCAGGCGGCATGCAAAAACGCGTGGGCCTCGCCCGCGCCATCGCCGCCGAGCCCGAGATCATCTTTTTCGACGAGCCCACAACCGGGCTCGATCCGATTATGTCCGGCGTGATCAACGACCTCATCCGCGAGATTGTCGTTGAAATGGGCGCAACCGCGATGACCATCACCCATGACATGACCTCTGTGCGCGCCATCGCCGATAATATCGCCATGCTGCACGACGGCGTCATCCAGTGGACGGGCCCCGTCGCTGACATGGACAACTCGGGCAACCCCTATCTCGAGCAGTTTGTACATGGCCGTGCCGAAGGCCCCATTGAGGCCGTCCGCTGA
- a CDS encoding LysM peptidoglycan-binding domain-containing protein: MIRPIPRRRARIALTATTALVLLAACEQIDYDLRGGLGQTSTAEAAAGVQTAARPAPDARGVISYPNYQVAVAARDDTINDIASRLGVDASQLASYNGISRDVPLRQGEVIALPTRVAVLSSAPGATGQAGGVDIGALAGDAINRAPAGNTGSGGVQTAALPPASGTAAPPASSGKEPVRHKVERGETAFTISRLYQVPVKSLAEWNGLGPDFAIREGQYLLIPVARQAPPASAAAAVTRPGEGSPTPTPPSATKPLPPAASAAPVAAAPKVDVGEQTISTDEARMLFPVKGTIIRGFSKDKNPGINIQAAPGTAVKAAEGGVVGSILVDTDGVPIIVLRHEPQLLTAYVNVVDYTVKKGDRVTRGQTIGKLSDDKNAYLHFEVIEGGLERVDPMLYLK; this comes from the coding sequence ATGATCCGACCCATACCGCGCCGCCGGGCGCGCATTGCGCTCACAGCCACCACCGCTCTTGTGCTGCTCGCAGCCTGTGAACAGATCGATTATGATCTGCGGGGCGGGCTCGGCCAGACAAGCACCGCAGAGGCCGCCGCCGGCGTGCAGACCGCCGCTCGTCCGGCCCCCGATGCCCGTGGTGTGATCTCTTATCCCAACTATCAGGTCGCGGTGGCCGCCCGCGATGACACGATCAACGACATTGCCTCACGGCTTGGTGTCGATGCCTCGCAGCTTGCCAGCTATAACGGCATCTCGCGCGATGTGCCGCTGCGCCAGGGCGAGGTTATTGCCCTGCCGACGCGCGTGGCTGTGCTGTCCTCTGCTCCGGGTGCCACAGGCCAGGCCGGTGGTGTGGACATCGGCGCTCTTGCAGGCGATGCGATCAACCGTGCACCGGCGGGCAACACCGGCTCCGGCGGTGTGCAGACGGCAGCACTGCCCCCTGCTTCGGGAACCGCAGCACCACCCGCATCATCCGGCAAAGAGCCCGTCCGCCACAAGGTCGAGCGCGGAGAGACCGCCTTCACGATTTCGCGGCTTTATCAGGTACCGGTAAAATCGCTGGCCGAGTGGAACGGTCTCGGACCTGATTTCGCGATCCGCGAAGGACAGTATCTGCTGATCCCGGTCGCGCGCCAGGCACCACCCGCAAGCGCCGCCGCAGCCGTCACCCGCCCTGGCGAGGGCTCCCCGACCCCAACACCGCCGAGCGCCACCAAACCTCTGCCGCCTGCAGCCTCCGCTGCGCCTGTCGCCGCGGCCCCGAAAGTGGACGTGGGCGAGCAGACGATCAGCACCGATGAAGCGCGCATGCTCTTTCCGGTCAAGGGCACGATCATTCGTGGGTTCTCCAAAGACAAAAACCCCGGCATCAATATCCAGGCCGCCCCCGGCACCGCTGTGAAAGCCGCTGAAGGCGGGGTTGTCGGCTCCATTCTCGTGGATACCGACGGCGTACCGATCATCGTGCTCCGCCACGAACCGCAGTTGCTGACCGCCTATGTCAATGTGGTTGATTACACGGTGAAAAAAGGCGACCGCGTCACCCGCGGACAGACCATCGGCAAGCTGAGTGATGACAAAAATGCCTATTTGCATTTCGAGGTGATTGAAGGCGGGCTGGAGCGCGTGGATCCGATGCTCTATCTGAAGTAA
- a CDS encoding protein-L-isoaspartate(D-aspartate) O-methyltransferase, which translates to MRKMQFLYALRSKGVTDKRVLQAMETIDRGPFIRGIFSARAYEDMPLPIACGQTISQPSVVGLMTQALKVSPRDKVLEVGTGSGYQAAVLSRLARRVYTVDRHSRLVREARVLFDEMSLTNITAITADGSFGLPDQAPFDRILVTAAAEDPPGTLMEQLKPGGIMVVPVGQSDAVQHLIVVKKTETGVEYDELREVRFVPLLEGLGKDT; encoded by the coding sequence ATGCGCAAAATGCAGTTTCTCTATGCACTGCGCTCCAAGGGTGTGACCGACAAACGCGTGCTTCAGGCGATGGAAACGATCGACCGCGGCCCGTTTATCCGCGGTATATTTTCAGCCCGCGCCTATGAAGACATGCCGCTGCCCATCGCCTGCGGCCAGACGATCAGCCAGCCTTCGGTGGTGGGTCTGATGACCCAGGCGCTCAAGGTCAGCCCGCGCGACAAAGTGCTCGAGGTCGGCACCGGCTCCGGCTACCAGGCCGCAGTGCTCAGCCGGCTGGCGCGTCGCGTCTACACCGTGGATCGCCACAGCCGTCTGGTGCGCGAAGCACGGGTGCTTTTTGATGAGATGAGCCTGACCAACATCACTGCCATCACCGCAGACGGCAGCTTTGGCCTGCCCGACCAGGCCCCCTTTGACCGCATTCTCGTCACTGCCGCCGCCGAAGACCCTCCCGGCACCCTGATGGAGCAGCTCAAACCGGGCGGTATCATGGTCGTGCCCGTGGGCCAGTCCGACGCGGTTCAGCACCTGATTGTGGTGAAAAAGACGGAAACCGGCGTGGAATATGACGAGTTGCGCGAGGTTCGCTTTGTTCCGTTGCTCGAAGGCTTGGGCAAGGACACATAA
- a CDS encoding CvpA family protein — translation MEGFTIIDGAVALVIVVSALLAYGRGLVRELMAIVGWIAAAILGFMFAPQVEPLVRELPVVGEFLADSCELSVIGAFAAVFAVALIVVSLFTPLFSSVIQRSAIGGVDQGLGFLFGVVRGVLLVAVAFFVYETVVTGETYSVVDESRSAVVFAQMADQIENSEPEQALGWITQQYESLVGACGS, via the coding sequence ATGGAAGGTTTCACGATTATTGATGGCGCTGTGGCGCTGGTCATCGTCGTTTCGGCGCTGCTGGCCTATGGGCGCGGTCTTGTGCGCGAACTGATGGCGATCGTCGGCTGGATCGCAGCGGCGATTCTCGGCTTCATGTTCGCGCCGCAGGTTGAACCGCTGGTGCGCGAACTGCCTGTCGTCGGTGAGTTTCTCGCCGACAGCTGCGAATTATCGGTCATTGGCGCCTTCGCTGCGGTATTTGCCGTCGCCCTCATCGTCGTATCGCTTTTCACACCCCTGTTTTCATCCGTCATACAGCGCTCTGCAATCGGCGGTGTGGATCAGGGACTTGGTTTTCTTTTCGGCGTGGTCCGCGGCGTGCTTCTGGTTGCCGTGGCCTTCTTTGTTTACGAAACCGTCGTCACCGGCGAGACTTATTCGGTCGTGGACGAAAGCCGCTCTGCGGTGGTCTTTGCTCAGATGGCTGACCAGATCGAAAACTCCGAGCCCGAACAGGCACTTGGCTGGATAACACAGCAATATGAAAGCCTCGTTGGCGCCTGCGGCAGCTGA
- the radA gene encoding DNA repair protein RadA encodes MAKSPSFSCSACGNVTTKWAGRCEACGEWNTISQDAGISKGPAKSLGGKRGAAIELTDLSTEEAPPPRTNSGITELDRVLGGGLVAASAILVGGDPGIGKSTLLLQAAAQFARSGLKTIYVSGEEASAQVRMRARRLGLADAPVKLAAETSLRDILTTLETEKPQLAIIDSIQTMWADNVESAPGSVSQVRAAAHELTSFAKRRGLSVILVGHVTKEGQIAGPRVVEHMVDTVLYFEGERGHQFRILRAVKNRFGPADEIGVFEMTGTGLAEVGNPSALFLSERGTPSPGSVVFAGVEGTRPVLVEFQALVAPSPHSQARRTVVGWDGGRLAMILAVLEARCGIPFAGLDVYLNVAGGLKVSEPAADLAVAAALLSAREDAALPADTVVFGEISLSGALRPATQTELRLKEAQKLGFSRAIAATGGKSVGVNGIALNTMSDLTGFVGEIFGAG; translated from the coding sequence ATGGCAAAATCCCCCTCCTTTTCCTGCTCCGCCTGCGGCAATGTCACGACCAAATGGGCCGGGCGCTGCGAGGCCTGCGGCGAGTGGAACACCATCTCTCAGGACGCAGGCATCTCCAAAGGCCCCGCGAAATCGCTGGGCGGCAAACGCGGCGCCGCGATCGAACTCACCGATCTTTCCACCGAAGAGGCACCGCCCCCGCGCACGAACTCCGGCATCACCGAACTCGACCGGGTACTTGGTGGCGGGCTTGTGGCGGCTTCGGCAATTCTGGTCGGGGGCGACCCGGGCATCGGCAAATCCACACTGCTCCTTCAGGCGGCAGCACAGTTTGCCCGCAGTGGCCTGAAAACAATATATGTTTCCGGCGAAGAGGCCTCCGCTCAGGTCCGCATGCGCGCGCGACGCCTCGGCCTTGCCGACGCACCGGTGAAACTTGCAGCTGAAACCAGCCTGCGCGATATCCTGACCACGCTCGAAACTGAAAAGCCGCAGCTGGCGATTATTGATTCCATCCAGACCATGTGGGCCGATAATGTCGAAAGCGCTCCGGGCTCCGTGAGCCAGGTCCGTGCGGCCGCCCACGAGCTTACCAGTTTTGCCAAACGCCGCGGGCTCAGCGTAATTCTCGTCGGACATGTGACAAAAGAGGGACAGATCGCCGGACCCCGCGTGGTCGAGCATATGGTCGATACCGTTCTTTATTTTGAAGGCGAGCGCGGGCATCAGTTCCGCATCCTGCGCGCTGTGAAAAACCGCTTTGGTCCTGCCGATGAGATCGGTGTGTTTGAGATGACCGGCACCGGGCTTGCCGAGGTCGGCAACCCCTCAGCCCTTTTCCTGAGCGAACGCGGCACCCCGAGCCCTGGTTCTGTGGTTTTTGCGGGCGTAGAAGGGACCCGCCCGGTTCTCGTTGAATTTCAGGCACTTGTCGCCCCGTCGCCACACTCTCAGGCCCGCCGTACGGTTGTTGGCTGGGACGGTGGTCGCCTTGCGATGATCCTGGCGGTGCTCGAGGCGCGCTGCGGCATCCCTTTTGCGGGCCTCGACGTCTATCTCAATGTGGCCGGCGGTCTGAAGGTCTCCGAACCCGCCGCGGATCTCGCTGTTGCCGCCGCCCTGCTGAGCGCGCGCGAGGATGCCGCTCTGCCCGCAGACACGGTGGTTTTCGGCGAAATCAGCCTCTCAGGCGCATTGCGCCCCGCAACACAGACCGAATTACGCCTTAAAGAGGCCCAGAAACTGGGGTTCAGTCGCGCCATCGCTGCAACAGGTGGCAAATCAGTTGGTGTGAATGGCATTGCCTTGAACACCATGTCTGATCTAACAGGTTTTGTGGGCGAGATATTCGGCGCGGGCTGA
- the purF gene encoding amidophosphoribosyltransferase, with the protein MPPAHPFDTSYLRDMDDGDKLKEECGIFGVIGVDEAANFVALGLHALQHRGQEAGGIVSHHPEHGFQSARRFGYVRDNFTSQSVMETLQGPLAIGHVRYSTTGSKGQTAIRDVQPFFGEFAMGGAAIAHNGNITNANALRRELIERGSIFQSSSDSECIIHLMARSLQRTIPERMEDALRRVEGAFSIVAMTRTKLIGVRDPLGVRPLVLGQVGDGWVLSSETCALDIIGATFIREIAPGEMVVITDKGVESHFPFRPRKPRFCIFEHVYFSRPDSILGGRSVYETREAIGRELAAEAPVDADLVCPVPDSGTPAAIGYSLASGIPYAMGIIRNQYMGRTFIEPTEQIRNMGVRLKLNVNRALIEGKRVILVDDSVVRGTTSRKIKEMILDAGAAEVHFRIASPPTAWPCFYGVDTPQREKLLAATMSEEEMRDHLQVDSLRFISLDGLYRAVGEAQGRNDKQPQYCDACFSGEYPVEPSDQIESGFEMKPAAE; encoded by the coding sequence ATGCCCCCCGCCCATCCCTTCGACACGTCTTACCTGCGGGATATGGACGACGGCGACAAACTGAAGGAGGAGTGCGGCATCTTCGGCGTCATTGGCGTTGACGAGGCTGCAAACTTCGTGGCGCTCGGGCTGCATGCCCTGCAGCACCGCGGTCAGGAAGCCGGCGGCATCGTCAGCCATCATCCGGAACACGGATTTCAGTCGGCCCGCCGCTTTGGCTATGTGCGTGACAATTTCACCAGCCAGTCGGTGATGGAGACGCTGCAGGGTCCGCTGGCCATCGGCCACGTGCGCTATTCCACCACCGGCTCAAAAGGCCAGACAGCGATCCGCGATGTGCAGCCCTTTTTCGGCGAATTTGCCATGGGCGGTGCCGCGATTGCGCATAACGGCAATATCACAAATGCCAATGCTCTGCGGCGCGAACTCATTGAACGCGGCTCGATTTTCCAGAGCTCGTCAGACAGCGAATGCATTATCCATCTGATGGCCCGTTCGCTGCAGCGTACCATCCCCGAACGCATGGAAGACGCACTGCGCCGTGTCGAAGGGGCGTTTTCCATCGTCGCCATGACCCGCACCAAACTTATCGGCGTCCGAGACCCGCTGGGGGTGCGACCGCTCGTGCTGGGCCAGGTCGGCGACGGCTGGGTTCTGAGTTCCGAGACCTGCGCGCTGGATATCATCGGTGCGACCTTCATTCGTGAAATCGCCCCCGGCGAGATGGTTGTAATTACCGACAAGGGCGTGGAATCCCACTTTCCATTCCGCCCGCGCAAACCCCGTTTCTGCATCTTTGAGCACGTCTATTTCTCGCGCCCCGACAGCATTCTCGGCGGGCGTTCCGTCTATGAAACCCGCGAAGCCATCGGACGTGAACTGGCCGCAGAGGCGCCGGTGGACGCCGATCTCGTCTGCCCGGTGCCGGATTCGGGCACGCCGGCCGCCATCGGCTACAGCCTGGCCTCCGGTATTCCCTATGCGATGGGCATCATCCGCAACCAGTACATGGGCCGCACTTTCATCGAGCCCACCGAACAGATCCGCAACATGGGTGTGCGCCTGAAACTCAACGTCAATCGTGCGCTGATCGAAGGTAAACGGGTGATCCTGGTAGACGATTCCGTGGTGCGCGGCACCACAAGCCGCAAAATCAAGGAGATGATCCTCGATGCCGGTGCCGCCGAGGTGCATTTCCGTATTGCCTCCCCGCCCACCGCCTGGCCGTGCTTTTACGGCGTGGACACACCCCAGCGCGAAAAGCTGCTGGCCGCGACCATGTCCGAAGAAGAAATGCGTGATCATCTTCAGGTGGACAGCCTGCGGTTTATTTCGCTCGACGGTCTCTACCGCGCGGTCGGCGAAGCACAGGGCCGCAATGACAAACAGCCGCAGTATTGTGATGCCTGTTTCTCCGGCGAATATCCCGTTGAACCCTCCGATCAGATCGAGAGTGGTTTTGAAATGAAACCTGCCGCCGAATAG
- a CDS encoding MlaE family ABC transporter permease has product MKAIALLGRTVLGLLAAIGRIALYGIDAISHMVRPPFYGREFASALLNIGWLSLPVVGLTAVFTGGALALQIYAGGSRFNAEAVVPQIVAVGMVRELGPVLVGLMIAARVTSSIAAEIATMKVTEQIDALVTLSTHPMKYLTVPRVLAATLVVPLLVGVGDIIGIFGGYAVATGTLGFNPAAYIRNTVNFLEPLDVISSLTKGAVFGFAAALMGCFHGMNSGRGAMGVGRATKTAVEGAAILILAANFVLTGVFFSL; this is encoded by the coding sequence ATGAAAGCAATCGCTCTTCTGGGCCGCACCGTTCTGGGGCTGCTGGCCGCCATTGGCCGCATCGCGCTCTATGGCATCGACGCGATCAGCCATATGGTCCGCCCGCCCTTTTACGGTCGCGAGTTTGCCTCTGCGCTGCTGAATATCGGCTGGCTGTCGCTGCCCGTCGTCGGGCTCACCGCGGTCTTTACCGGCGGCGCGCTGGCGCTGCAGATCTATGCCGGCGGGTCGCGTTTCAACGCCGAGGCCGTGGTGCCGCAGATCGTGGCCGTCGGCATGGTGCGAGAGCTTGGCCCGGTGCTCGTGGGTCTGATGATCGCCGCACGCGTGACCTCCTCGATTGCCGCCGAAATCGCCACGATGAAGGTCACCGAACAGATCGACGCGCTGGTCACGCTCTCCACACATCCGATGAAATACCTCACCGTACCGCGCGTGCTTGCCGCAACGCTTGTCGTGCCGCTGCTGGTGGGTGTGGGCGACATCATCGGGATCTTTGGCGGCTATGCGGTCGCCACCGGAACGCTCGGGTTCAACCCCGCGGCCTATATCCGCAACACGGTCAACTTTCTTGAGCCGCTTGATGTCATTTCCTCGCTGACCAAGGGTGCTGTTTTCGGCTTTGCCGCGGCCCTCATGGGCTGTTTTCACGGAATGAACTCGGGGCGCGGCGCCATGGGTGTGGGCCGCGCGACCAAAACCGCCGTTGAGGGGGCCGCAATCCTGATCCTGGCGGCGAATTTCGTGCTGACGGGGGTGTTTTTCTCACTATGA
- the surE gene encoding 5'/3'-nucleotidase SurE produces the protein MRILITNDDGINAPGLKILSQIAAEIAGPDGEVWTVAPAFEQSGVGHCISYTHPMMIAEMGPRRFAAEGSPADCVLAGLHDVMKDTPPDLVLSGVNRGNNSAENTLYSGTIGGAMEAALQGLPAIALSQYYGPANNQIDNPFEAAASHGAGVIRRILAQTPDETGGYRLFYNVNFPPVPAADVKGIRLSVQGMREGTVFSTEPHLSPSGRRFLWIRGGNQQIATAPGSDAADNLDGYVSVTPMRADLTAHDVMEDLKGIAT, from the coding sequence ATGCGCATTCTCATAACCAATGACGACGGGATCAACGCCCCGGGCCTGAAGATCCTGTCACAGATCGCGGCAGAGATTGCAGGCCCTGACGGCGAGGTCTGGACCGTGGCACCTGCGTTCGAGCAATCCGGCGTCGGTCACTGCATAAGCTACACCCATCCGATGATGATCGCGGAGATGGGCCCGCGCCGCTTTGCCGCCGAAGGCTCACCGGCCGACTGCGTGCTGGCCGGTCTGCACGATGTGATGAAAGACACCCCGCCCGATCTGGTGCTCTCAGGCGTGAACCGGGGCAACAACTCCGCGGAAAACACGCTTTATTCGGGCACCATCGGCGGTGCGATGGAAGCCGCGCTGCAGGGACTGCCGGCCATCGCCCTGTCGCAGTATTACGGGCCCGCCAACAATCAGATCGATAACCCTTTTGAGGCTGCCGCCAGCCACGGCGCCGGGGTCATCCGCAGGATCCTCGCGCAGACGCCGGATGAAACCGGCGGCTATCGCCTCTTTTATAACGTGAACTTCCCGCCCGTGCCCGCCGCCGATGTCAAAGGCATCCGCCTGTCCGTTCAGGGCATGCGCGAGGGCACCGTGTTTTCCACCGAGCCGCACCTGTCGCCTTCAGGCCGGCGTTTTTTGTGGATCCGCGGCGGCAATCAGCAGATCGCGACCGCTCCCGGCTCTGACGCAGCCGATAACCTTGACGGCTACGTGTCCGTGACGCCGATGCGGGCAGATCTTACAGCGCATGACGTCATGGAGGACCTGAAAGGCATCGCCACGTGA
- a CDS encoding SDR family NAD(P)-dependent oxidoreductase → MTKTALITGASRGLGAALAEALAGTHHIIAVAKTTGALEDLDDRIQAKGGSATLAPMDITNADAMATLCRGIFDRWGSLDLWLHTAVHAAPLAPADHVDSKDLAKSVNSNITATATLITCVAPLLGQAGTAVFFDDPRGGEKFFGSYGASKAAQIALARSWQAETARIGPHVHILTPAPMPTATRARFYPGEDRSALSDPKTEATRLLALLGEAGG, encoded by the coding sequence GTGACAAAAACCGCTCTCATCACCGGCGCCTCCCGCGGGCTTGGCGCCGCCCTTGCCGAAGCGCTGGCCGGCACCCACCACATCATCGCGGTTGCAAAAACCACCGGCGCGCTGGAAGACCTGGATGACCGCATTCAGGCAAAGGGCGGCAGCGCCACACTTGCCCCGATGGACATCACAAACGCCGATGCGATGGCCACGCTTTGCCGGGGCATCTTTGACCGCTGGGGCAGTCTTGATCTGTGGCTTCATACGGCCGTGCACGCAGCCCCGCTGGCGCCCGCGGATCATGTGGACAGCAAAGACCTTGCGAAATCGGTCAACAGCAATATCACCGCCACTGCCACGCTGATCACCTGCGTGGCCCCGCTTCTCGGACAGGCCGGCACAGCCGTTTTCTTTGATGATCCGCGCGGCGGCGAGAAGTTCTTCGGAAGCTACGGTGCGAGCAAAGCTGCACAGATTGCCCTTGCACGCAGCTGGCAGGCCGAAACCGCGAGGATCGGGCCCCATGTGCACATCCTGACACCCGCACCGATGCCCACCGCCACACGCGCGCGCTTTTACCCGGGCGAGGACCGCAGCGCCCTGAGTGACCCGAAAACAGAAGCCACCCGCCTGCTCGCCCTTCTCGGCGAGGCTGGCGGCTGA